A region of Cellulophaga sp. RHA19 DNA encodes the following proteins:
- a CDS encoding STAS domain-containing protein, protein MALLINQNNNFIEVKGNLNSQNMKSLKSHIDYYLKNNEKVTLSLDRLNNIMYSSAKQLEQLYIKVAKNNKVLTIVGQENKDIASIMAMSNTSYIFSNDRV, encoded by the coding sequence ATGGCATTACTTATAAATCAGAACAACAATTTTATTGAAGTAAAAGGGAATCTTAATTCTCAGAATATGAAATCATTAAAGAGCCATATAGATTATTATTTAAAAAATAATGAAAAAGTAACTTTGTCTTTAGACCGCTTAAATAACATAATGTATTCTAGCGCTAAACAATTAGAGCAACTTTATATTAAGGTTGCTAAAAACAACAAGGTTTTAACAATTGTAGGTCAAGAAAACAAGGATATTGCATCTATTATGGCTATGTCTAACACATCTTATATTTTTAGCAATGACCGCGTTTAG
- a CDS encoding tetratricopeptide repeat protein, whose amino-acid sequence MKKFTLLFLLFLTVTAVAQEDFSPGFKMLENGEFKDAKDFFEPLSKTYPNNKTVQLCYGRAVGLSGNPEKANTIFANLLKKHPNDFEVQINYNESFLWANQFKEAKPLYADLVANNPSNFAAILGYANTLSNLKEYKDALKWVNKAIEVDPKNNGAKVSRKYIKLGYANYYVNNQNYKKGESLLKEILTDFTDDKDALLNLANIYLITKNVDKAKKTYYQYAKTPKDSVTALNGVALAEHIGEKDKIALQTAIKAKEKAVDLKDKELIEKSTERYVQALIWNRKFVSAKQEINALEEKYPNRNWVMALKATLGMYTAKFKTSITNYNKILVNDSLSFDGNLGKANALFASDKIVPAYVTTYKTLDIFPKQKDASGLIKKLNKNYTPFAEQQVSYTFDNGDNTAVSFRTAVMVPLSTKFKTTVSYQYRTTENTTTNNKANAHVAQADIEYKLMPQTNLLTSIGLNNSRFSNTSYTQPILQAKLQMKPLSFLNLDLGYQREVQNFNAELIEREIVMNHYSLIYNLSTNFNLGWYSQLIHTKQTDDNERNLLFTSLYYNVLRKPALKFGLNYQYITFKDQLPLIYFSPEKYKAVELFGDVRGKINEKTNYFASAATGLQYVEEQDASSLFRAEAGFTHQFSDRFIGDVYGKYSNIASATAAGFEFTEVGIKLKYYLTKQPLFLNKLKKKYQIK is encoded by the coding sequence ATGAAAAAATTTACACTGCTTTTTTTGCTTTTTTTGACTGTTACAGCTGTAGCCCAAGAAGATTTTTCACCTGGTTTTAAAATGCTAGAAAATGGAGAATTTAAAGATGCTAAAGATTTTTTTGAACCACTAAGTAAAACCTACCCTAACAACAAAACTGTACAATTATGTTATGGTAGAGCTGTAGGCCTAAGCGGAAACCCTGAAAAGGCTAATACTATTTTTGCTAATCTTTTAAAAAAACATCCAAATGATTTTGAAGTACAAATAAATTACAACGAATCTTTTTTATGGGCAAACCAATTTAAAGAGGCAAAACCACTATATGCAGATTTGGTTGCTAATAACCCTAGTAATTTTGCCGCAATTTTAGGGTATGCAAACACACTAAGTAATTTAAAAGAGTATAAAGATGCTTTAAAGTGGGTTAATAAAGCCATAGAAGTAGATCCAAAGAATAATGGTGCTAAGGTATCTAGAAAATATATAAAGCTAGGTTACGCTAATTATTACGTTAATAATCAAAATTATAAAAAAGGAGAAAGTCTTTTAAAAGAAATTCTTACCGATTTTACAGATGATAAAGATGCTTTGCTAAACTTAGCTAACATTTATTTAATTACTAAAAATGTTGATAAAGCTAAAAAAACATATTACCAATACGCTAAAACACCAAAAGACTCTGTTACTGCATTAAATGGCGTTGCTTTGGCAGAACATATTGGTGAAAAAGATAAAATAGCATTACAAACAGCAATAAAAGCTAAAGAGAAGGCAGTAGACCTAAAAGATAAAGAGCTTATAGAAAAAAGCACAGAACGCTACGTGCAGGCATTAATATGGAATAGAAAATTTGTGTCTGCAAAACAAGAAATTAACGCTTTAGAAGAAAAATACCCAAACCGTAATTGGGTTATGGCACTAAAAGCTACATTAGGTATGTACACTGCTAAATTTAAAACTAGTATTACTAACTATAATAAAATATTAGTAAATGACAGCTTGTCTTTTGATGGTAATTTGGGAAAAGCAAATGCACTTTTTGCTTCTGATAAAATTGTGCCTGCATATGTTACTACATATAAAACTTTAGATATTTTTCCTAAACAGAAAGACGCATCAGGCTTAATAAAAAAATTAAATAAAAATTACACGCCTTTTGCAGAACAACAAGTTAGCTACACGTTTGATAATGGAGACAATACAGCTGTTTCTTTTAGAACTGCAGTTATGGTTCCTTTATCTACTAAATTCAAAACAACGGTATCCTATCAATATAGAACAACAGAAAACACAACTACTAATAACAAAGCAAATGCTCATGTTGCTCAAGCAGATATTGAGTATAAGTTAATGCCTCAAACTAATTTATTAACCTCTATAGGGCTTAACAACTCTAGATTCTCTAATACATCATACACTCAGCCTATTTTACAGGCTAAATTACAAATGAAACCTTTGTCTTTTTTAAACTTAGATTTAGGCTACCAAAGAGAAGTACAAAACTTTAATGCTGAACTTATAGAAAGAGAAATTGTAATGAACCATTACAGCTTAATTTATAACCTTAGTACTAATTTTAATTTAGGTTGGTATAGCCAACTTATACACACTAAGCAGACAGATGATAATGAAAGAAACCTACTTTTTACATCTTTATATTATAATGTTTTACGTAAACCTGCTTTAAAGTTTGGACTTAATTACCAGTATATAACTTTTAAAGACCAATTGCCATTAATATACTTTAGTCCAGAAAAGTACAAAGCTGTTGAACTTTTTGGTGATGTTAGAGGTAAAATAAATGAAAAAACAAATTATTTTGCTAGTGCCGCTACAGGCTTACAATATGTAGAAGAACAAGATGCCAGTTCACTTTTTAGAGCTGAAGCTGGTTTTACTCATCAGTTTTCAGACCGATTTATTGGTGATGTATATGGCAAATATAGTAACATAGCATCTGCTACTGCTGCTGGTTTTGAGTTTACTGAAGTTGGTATTAAACTAAAATACTACCTAACTAAACAACCATTATTTTTAAATAAATTGAAGAAAAAATATCAGATAAAATAA